One stretch of Methylococcus capsulatus DNA includes these proteins:
- a CDS encoding YbdD/YjiX family protein, with the protein MTTKLAGKFGALWRTLRTATGDDAYERYLEHWCRHHDGEGQPLSRKAFFRAEQQRRWSGVRRCC; encoded by the coding sequence ATGACGACGAAGCTGGCCGGCAAGTTCGGCGCCTTGTGGCGCACCCTCCGGACGGCCACCGGGGACGATGCCTACGAGCGTTATCTCGAACACTGGTGCCGCCACCACGACGGCGAAGGCCAGCCGCTGAGCCGCAAAGCCTTCTTCCGGGCCGAGCAGCAGCGCCGCTGGAGCGGCGTGCGGCGCTGTTGCTGA
- a CDS encoding efflux RND transporter permease subunit, which produces MNQIVLIALRRPYTFVVLSILIVLFGILSVLKTATDVFPPIKIPVVSVVWSYAGLLPQDVSGRITYYYERALTSTVEGIARIESNSYYGISIINIYLQPDTNLAGAEAEITAVSQTVVKQLPPDISPPLIMRLEASSVPVAMLQVTSDTLSPSELYNLAYARIRTLLVTIPGAILPQPYGGKPQQLLVSLDKQKLLAHNITATDVHNAFGDQSIVLPAGDMKIKQTDWMVQTNATPMQVEDFNNIPIKRVDATNSTIYLRDVADVQIAGPPQINAVLVDGKQAVMIVVMKSGDASTLDVVDGIKKMIPRIEQIVPEGVKIKLLNDASIFVKDSIKDVLHEMGTAALLTGLVVLLFLGSWRPTVIIATSIPLAILTSLICLHLLGESINIMTLGGLALAVGILVDDATVMIENIDTHLELGKPLETAIIDAANQIVVPTLVATLCIVTVWFPLFELSGVSGYLFAPMAEAVIFAMLASFILSRTLVPTMAKYVLVDHNAPHSAHHAERPPGFLGRLQKSFERGFDRFRENYKALLEQAIAHRGAFIRTFLAFTVGSLVLYDFNGRDFFPEIKSGTIQMHMRAPLGTRIEVAGRIASLVSNDIAKLLPGQVEGVVSNCGLPVGPHNLAFIPTPTIGSQDCDLTISLKNEASPVWDYRRILRKGLRERYPGTEFTFQPADLTAKILNFGSPSPIDVRVNGTEMEANYEYARKLASELRKISGASDVTIQQTMRTPTLNVNGNRSLGLGIDLTLKDITDNLLMSTSGSQQVDQVFWLDHKTGLSYQVNIYLPQPQLASINDLLTIPVDKGDMNPTGNDMQLLGNVASLSVTGTPGVVTHMDIMPVFDIYVSAEGRDLGGVLADVEKAVKNMEKDLPRGTQVDIKGQAETMASAYFELLAGLIAAIVLVYLLLVINFQSWLDPFIIITALPGALAGIAWSLFITHTNISVPALTGAIMSMGTATANSILVVSYARERLEVHGDALKAAVEAGYARIRPVLMTASAMIIGMLPMSLSNSQNAPLGRAVMGGLLLATFATLLFVPCVYALIYSKRSARRKEKS; this is translated from the coding sequence ATGAACCAGATCGTCCTCATTGCCCTGCGCAGACCGTACACCTTCGTGGTTCTTTCGATCCTGATCGTTTTGTTCGGGATCCTGTCGGTACTCAAAACGGCGACCGACGTCTTTCCGCCCATCAAGATACCCGTCGTTTCCGTGGTCTGGTCGTATGCCGGACTGCTGCCTCAGGATGTGTCAGGACGCATCACGTACTATTACGAACGTGCCTTGACTTCGACGGTGGAGGGCATTGCCCGCATCGAAAGCAACTCCTACTACGGCATCAGCATCATCAATATCTATCTTCAGCCCGATACCAATCTTGCCGGCGCCGAGGCTGAAATCACCGCGGTTTCACAGACAGTCGTGAAACAGTTGCCCCCCGACATTTCGCCGCCGCTGATCATGCGTCTGGAAGCGTCCTCGGTGCCGGTGGCCATGCTGCAGGTGACTTCCGACACGCTGTCGCCGTCGGAACTCTACAATCTCGCTTATGCGCGCATCCGGACGCTGCTGGTCACGATCCCCGGCGCGATCCTACCGCAGCCCTACGGCGGCAAGCCTCAGCAACTGCTGGTCTCGCTCGACAAGCAGAAACTGCTCGCCCACAACATCACCGCCACCGACGTCCATAATGCCTTCGGCGATCAGAGCATCGTGCTGCCCGCAGGCGACATGAAGATCAAACAGACCGACTGGATGGTGCAGACCAACGCCACTCCGATGCAGGTCGAGGATTTCAACAACATCCCGATCAAGCGAGTCGACGCGACCAACTCCACGATCTATCTGCGCGATGTCGCCGATGTGCAGATCGCCGGCCCCCCCCAGATCAACGCCGTGCTGGTGGACGGCAAGCAGGCCGTCATGATCGTGGTGATGAAAAGCGGCGATGCATCGACCCTGGACGTGGTCGATGGCATCAAAAAAATGATCCCGCGCATCGAGCAGATCGTTCCGGAGGGCGTGAAGATCAAACTGCTGAACGATGCCTCGATCTTCGTGAAGGATTCGATCAAGGACGTTCTGCACGAAATGGGAACCGCCGCCTTGCTCACCGGGCTGGTCGTGCTGCTGTTTCTCGGTTCCTGGCGCCCGACGGTCATCATCGCCACCTCCATCCCGCTGGCCATCCTGACCTCCCTCATCTGTCTGCACCTCTTGGGGGAGTCGATCAACATCATGACCCTGGGTGGACTGGCGCTGGCAGTCGGTATTCTGGTGGATGACGCAACGGTGATGATCGAGAACATCGATACCCACCTGGAACTGGGCAAACCGCTCGAAACCGCTATCATCGACGCCGCCAACCAGATCGTCGTCCCGACGCTGGTGGCCACCCTTTGCATCGTTACGGTATGGTTCCCGCTGTTTGAGCTGAGCGGCGTATCGGGGTATCTCTTCGCGCCGATGGCCGAGGCTGTGATCTTCGCCATGCTCGCCTCCTTCATCCTGTCGCGCACCCTGGTGCCGACCATGGCGAAATATGTGCTGGTGGATCACAACGCGCCGCATTCCGCTCATCATGCGGAGCGGCCACCAGGCTTCCTGGGCCGGTTGCAGAAGAGCTTCGAGCGCGGTTTCGACCGCTTCCGGGAAAACTACAAGGCGCTGCTCGAACAGGCGATAGCCCATCGCGGCGCTTTCATCAGAACCTTCCTGGCGTTCACGGTCGGCTCTCTCGTCCTCTATGACTTCAACGGACGCGATTTCTTCCCGGAGATCAAGTCGGGAACCATCCAGATGCACATGCGGGCGCCGCTCGGCACGCGTATCGAGGTAGCCGGACGCATCGCCTCGCTGGTCTCGAACGATATCGCGAAGCTCTTGCCCGGTCAGGTCGAAGGCGTGGTCAGCAATTGCGGTCTGCCGGTCGGACCGCACAATCTGGCCTTCATTCCGACCCCGACCATCGGCTCCCAGGATTGCGATCTGACCATCAGCCTGAAAAATGAAGCCTCGCCCGTCTGGGACTACCGGCGCATACTCCGCAAGGGCTTGAGAGAACGCTACCCGGGAACCGAATTCACTTTCCAACCGGCCGATCTGACCGCGAAAATCCTCAACTTTGGTTCGCCCTCGCCGATCGACGTCCGTGTCAACGGCACGGAGATGGAAGCCAATTACGAATACGCGCGCAAATTGGCGAGCGAGTTGCGCAAGATCAGCGGCGCCAGCGACGTGACGATACAGCAGACCATGCGTACGCCGACGCTGAACGTGAACGGCAATCGCAGCCTCGGGCTGGGCATCGACCTGACCCTGAAAGACATCACCGACAACCTCCTGATGTCGACCTCCGGCAGCCAGCAGGTCGACCAGGTGTTTTGGCTCGACCACAAGACTGGCCTGTCCTACCAGGTCAATATCTACCTGCCGCAGCCGCAACTCGCCAGCATCAACGATCTCCTGACCATCCCGGTCGACAAGGGCGATATGAACCCGACCGGAAATGACATGCAGCTGCTCGGCAATGTCGCCTCCCTTTCCGTGACCGGCACGCCGGGAGTCGTCACGCACATGGATATCATGCCGGTGTTCGATATCTATGTGTCAGCCGAGGGGCGTGACCTCGGCGGCGTACTGGCGGACGTCGAGAAAGCCGTAAAAAACATGGAAAAAGATCTGCCCCGCGGCACGCAAGTCGATATCAAGGGACAGGCCGAAACCATGGCCAGCGCTTATTTCGAACTGCTGGCCGGTCTCATCGCCGCGATCGTGTTGGTCTATCTGTTGCTCGTCATCAACTTCCAGTCCTGGCTCGACCCCTTCATCATCATTACCGCCTTGCCGGGCGCACTGGCAGGTATTGCCTGGTCGCTGTTCATCACCCACACCAATATTTCGGTACCGGCACTGACCGGCGCCATTATGTCGATGGGTACGGCGACCGCCAATTCGATCCTGGTCGTTTCCTACGCCCGCGAGCGGCTCGAAGTGCATGGCGATGCGCTGAAAGCAGCCGTCGAGGCAGGCTATGCGCGCATACGACCGGTGTTGATGACCGCTTCGGCCATGATCATCGGCATGCTGCCTATGTCGCTGAGCAACTCTCAGAATGCGCCACTGGGTCGCGCCGTCATGGGCGGACTGCTGCTCGCCACCTTCGCGACGCTGCTTTTCGTGCCCTGCGTCTATGCCTTGATTTACAGCAAACGATCCGCCCGCCGTAAGGAGAAAAGTTGA
- a CDS encoding penicillin-binding protein activator — protein sequence MRIVNRVAALAITAALAGCASLKPAANDPAARLSAEAQTRLRAGDFSGAGQLYEKAGGISNVPDYFRLRAADAYLRAGDSAASRRLLGSVDPRHLDTDDHILYGLLNARIDLNAGRAREAMARLDGLDYSQMTPAQKGHYHTLRASAYNQLGNMVESARERIAAAPLLSSPDAVQKNNEAIFDTLSRLPDPVLDRQSEGAMGVFEGWVALARVVRHTAPDQRAKAIADWAARYPNHPARGAFADSLTRRSDLTAAEPAGATAETKPAVQITPLAEPGGSRSAPVVAVLLPLSGPYAAPAEAIRTGIDAAHDADTAQNKPALRFYDTQAGDVPDLYRKALDEGATQVIGPLLKEDVAALANSGELPTPVLALNENPGVSASRLFQFGLTPEQEVEQVAASARLDNRHTALMIAPSSAYGQRVANHFSDYWRRAGGRIAAVKTYTAGSNDYSTLLEDVAVLVGQGGQTTPIPYENVADFIFLAADEHDGRIIKPYLESLGVNLPVYAMSSLYSGKPDPGLGRELNGVVFCDIPWLLDETAGDALSERALEAKVTQTPQNYRRLIAMGIDAYRLAGRLDELRSGERFEGATGILKAGEGNRIRRQLSCAQFEGNSPRLIGRAPSQ from the coding sequence ATGCGCATAGTCAATCGAGTCGCCGCCCTGGCGATCACCGCCGCCCTGGCCGGCTGCGCCAGCTTGAAGCCCGCAGCGAATGATCCGGCCGCCAGACTGTCGGCGGAGGCGCAAACCCGGCTGAGGGCCGGAGATTTCTCCGGCGCTGGCCAGCTCTACGAGAAGGCGGGCGGCATTTCGAACGTACCGGACTATTTCCGTTTGCGCGCCGCCGACGCCTACCTGCGCGCGGGCGATTCGGCGGCCTCGCGGCGGCTGCTGGGATCGGTCGACCCGCGCCATCTGGACACGGATGATCATATTCTCTACGGGCTGCTCAACGCGCGCATCGACCTCAACGCCGGGCGCGCCCGGGAGGCGATGGCCAGGCTGGACGGCCTGGATTACTCGCAGATGACCCCGGCCCAGAAAGGGCATTATCACACGCTGCGCGCCTCGGCCTACAACCAGCTGGGGAACATGGTGGAAAGCGCCCGGGAGCGCATCGCCGCCGCCCCCCTGCTGAGTTCGCCGGACGCTGTGCAGAAGAACAACGAGGCGATCTTCGACACGCTCAGCCGGCTTCCCGATCCGGTTCTGGATCGTCAGTCCGAAGGCGCGATGGGAGTGTTCGAAGGCTGGGTGGCGCTGGCCCGGGTCGTTCGCCATACCGCCCCGGATCAGCGCGCCAAGGCCATCGCCGACTGGGCCGCACGCTATCCAAACCATCCGGCCCGCGGCGCTTTTGCCGACTCTCTGACACGGCGCAGTGACCTGACTGCGGCCGAGCCGGCGGGCGCGACCGCGGAAACCAAACCCGCCGTCCAGATCACTCCGCTGGCTGAACCCGGCGGCAGCCGCTCAGCCCCGGTAGTCGCGGTGCTGCTGCCGCTGTCCGGCCCCTATGCCGCGCCAGCTGAAGCGATCCGAACCGGCATCGATGCCGCCCATGATGCCGACACCGCCCAGAATAAACCCGCCTTACGCTTCTACGACACCCAGGCCGGGGACGTGCCGGACCTGTACCGGAAGGCGCTGGACGAAGGCGCAACCCAGGTCATTGGCCCCTTACTGAAGGAAGACGTCGCCGCTCTTGCCAACAGCGGAGAGCTGCCGACACCGGTACTGGCGCTGAACGAGAATCCGGGTGTCAGCGCATCCCGGTTGTTCCAGTTCGGCCTCACACCCGAGCAGGAAGTCGAACAGGTGGCGGCGAGCGCCCGCCTGGACAACCGCCACACGGCGCTCATGATCGCGCCGTCGTCGGCTTACGGCCAGCGGGTGGCTAACCATTTCAGCGATTACTGGCGCCGGGCCGGTGGACGCATCGCGGCAGTGAAAACCTATACGGCGGGCAGCAACGATTATTCGACGCTCCTGGAAGACGTCGCTGTGCTGGTGGGACAAGGCGGCCAGACCACGCCGATCCCTTACGAAAACGTGGCGGACTTCATTTTCCTGGCGGCCGACGAGCACGACGGGCGCATCATCAAGCCCTATCTCGAGTCGCTGGGCGTGAACCTGCCGGTGTACGCGATGTCCTCGCTCTATTCCGGAAAACCCGACCCTGGGCTGGGCCGGGAGCTGAACGGCGTGGTGTTCTGCGACATTCCCTGGCTGCTGGATGAAACCGCAGGCGACGCCTTGTCCGAGCGCGCACTGGAAGCCAAGGTCACACAGACCCCGCAGAACTACCGCCGGCTGATCGCCATGGGAATCGACGCCTACCGGCTCGCCGGCCGCCTCGACGAACTGCGCTCGGGCGAGCGCTTCGAAGGCGCGACCGGTATACTCAAGGCAGGCGAGGGTAACCGCATCCGCCGCCAGTTGAGCTGTGCCCAGTTCGAGGGCAACTCGCCGCGCCTCATCGGGCGTGCGCCCTCGCAGTAA
- a CDS encoding FAD-binding oxidoreductase, translated as MTMTVPEEFLRGLEKLFPTGSRHTDPAECWAYGYDNSKRQALPDAVVFPRSHQDVVQLVKLCNRYRVPLTARGRGTGTTGATVPIAGGVVASLERMTRIIEISPDNRFAVVEPGVTNQALQDAVKPHGFFWPPDPTSAEFCSIGGNLAYNSAGPRAVKYGTPRENTLGLRAVTGAGEELRCGVYTTKGVVGYDLTRLIIGSEGTLAIITEATLKLTPLPSAKRTLRAIYMDVASAARAIARIMAQPVIPCVLEFIDGNAIALVRRHAAVDLPEDAAALLMIEVDGSPESLDAAVKSLRAAATLEGLVEFRAARTAAEVDALWSIRKALSPSLRKVAPKKLNEDVVVPVTELPALIAGLDDLSKKHAIPIVNFGHAGNGNIHVNLLFDPDRADENQRAHACLHEMFALVLKLRGTLSGEHGVGIEKRDYVSKELDRTSLALMHAIKRQFDPNGILNPGKSIPAEEPSPPA; from the coding sequence ATGACGATGACCGTCCCCGAAGAATTCTTGCGCGGGCTGGAAAAGCTGTTCCCGACCGGCAGCCGGCATACCGACCCGGCCGAGTGCTGGGCGTACGGGTACGACAACAGCAAGCGGCAGGCACTGCCCGATGCCGTAGTGTTCCCCCGCTCGCACCAGGACGTCGTGCAGCTGGTGAAGCTGTGCAACCGCTACCGCGTCCCGCTCACCGCCCGTGGCCGCGGCACCGGCACCACCGGCGCCACCGTACCCATCGCGGGCGGCGTGGTCGCTTCGCTGGAACGCATGACCCGGATCATCGAGATTTCGCCCGACAACCGCTTCGCCGTGGTCGAGCCCGGTGTCACCAACCAGGCGCTGCAGGACGCCGTCAAGCCGCATGGTTTCTTCTGGCCGCCCGATCCGACTTCCGCCGAATTCTGCAGCATTGGCGGCAATCTCGCCTACAACTCGGCCGGCCCCCGCGCGGTGAAATACGGCACGCCGCGGGAGAACACCCTGGGACTGCGGGCCGTGACCGGGGCCGGCGAGGAGCTGCGCTGCGGTGTCTACACCACCAAGGGCGTGGTGGGTTACGACCTCACCCGCCTGATCATCGGTTCCGAGGGCACCCTGGCCATCATCACCGAGGCGACCCTCAAACTCACTCCGCTGCCTTCCGCCAAACGCACCCTGCGGGCGATCTACATGGACGTCGCGTCCGCCGCCCGCGCCATCGCCCGGATCATGGCCCAGCCCGTGATTCCCTGCGTGCTGGAATTCATCGACGGCAATGCCATTGCCCTGGTGCGCCGCCATGCCGCCGTGGACCTGCCGGAAGACGCCGCCGCCCTGTTGATGATCGAAGTGGACGGTTCGCCCGAAAGCCTGGACGCCGCCGTCAAATCTCTGCGCGCGGCCGCCACCCTGGAGGGTCTCGTCGAATTCCGCGCGGCCCGCACCGCCGCCGAAGTCGACGCGCTGTGGAGCATCCGCAAAGCGCTGTCGCCCTCGCTGCGGAAGGTCGCGCCGAAGAAACTCAACGAGGATGTGGTGGTGCCGGTGACCGAACTGCCGGCCCTGATCGCCGGCCTCGACGACCTGTCGAAGAAGCACGCCATTCCCATCGTCAATTTCGGTCATGCCGGCAATGGCAATATCCACGTCAATCTGCTGTTCGACCCGGACCGGGCCGACGAGAACCAGCGCGCCCATGCCTGTCTCCACGAGATGTTCGCCCTGGTGCTGAAACTGCGCGGCACCCTTTCAGGCGAGCATGGGGTCGGGATCGAAAAGCGGGATTATGTCAGCAAGGAGCTGGACCGCACCTCGCTAGCCCTGATGCATGCCATCAAGCGCCAGTTCGATCCGAACGGCATCCTCAATCCCGGCAAGTCCATTCCGGCGGAAGAGCCGTCGCCACCGGCATGA
- the rsmI gene encoding 16S rRNA (cytidine(1402)-2'-O)-methyltransferase: MQASERINGVLYLVATPIGNLGDISFRAVEILRSVDLIAAEDTRHSRPLLDRYGIDRPLFALHEHNEQQASDRLIDRLKGGQRIALISDAGTPLINDPGFPLVTRARAAGIIVTPVPGACALVAALSASGLATARFAFEGFAPRTGAARRRWFESLVADERTLVFYEASHRIRDCIADIATVFPVDRRVVVARELTKLHESFLCGAAAEMPALMERATENRRGEFVVVIEGAKPEPAETGPSPEALRVLKLLLEECSVKSAAGLAARITGVRREDLYRLALELKRAGSDGG, translated from the coding sequence ATGCAGGCGTCTGAGCGGATAAACGGAGTACTATACCTAGTTGCCACGCCAATCGGCAATCTAGGCGACATCAGCTTCCGGGCCGTGGAAATCCTCAGGTCGGTCGATCTGATCGCCGCGGAGGATACCCGCCACAGCCGGCCTTTGCTGGATCGCTATGGCATCGACCGGCCGCTGTTCGCCCTGCACGAGCACAACGAGCAGCAGGCATCCGATCGCCTGATCGACAGACTCAAAGGCGGCCAGCGCATCGCCTTGATCAGCGACGCCGGTACGCCGCTGATCAACGATCCGGGATTTCCGCTGGTGACCCGCGCCCGTGCCGCCGGGATCATCGTAACACCGGTGCCCGGTGCTTGCGCCCTCGTGGCCGCCCTGTCCGCCTCGGGGCTGGCCACGGCGCGGTTTGCATTCGAGGGATTTGCGCCACGCACCGGCGCCGCCAGGCGGCGGTGGTTCGAATCGCTGGTCGCCGATGAGCGCACCCTGGTGTTCTACGAAGCCAGTCACCGCATCCGCGATTGCATCGCCGACATCGCAACGGTTTTTCCCGTGGACCGGCGGGTGGTGGTGGCGCGCGAGCTGACCAAACTGCACGAGAGTTTCCTGTGCGGCGCAGCGGCGGAAATGCCGGCGCTCATGGAGCGGGCGACGGAAAACCGCAGGGGCGAATTCGTGGTGGTGATCGAGGGAGCCAAGCCCGAACCGGCCGAAACCGGGCCGTCGCCGGAGGCTTTGCGGGTGTTGAAGCTATTGCTGGAAGAATGCTCGGTCAAGAGCGCCGCCGGACTGGCTGCCCGAATCACCGGCGTGCGCCGGGAGGACCTCTACCGGTTGGCTTTGGAGCTCAAGCGGGCCGGAAGCGATGGGGGCTGA
- a CDS encoding YraN family protein has protein sequence MAVTGGRQPLTGSQAESWTAEYLMARGLRLIERNYRCRLGEIDLVMAEGSTLVFVEVRYRSSKRYGGALESVDRHKCRRLLAAVQHYMIERRVTGAVRLDVVAVSPGAAGPEAEWIRNAIEAQ, from the coding sequence ATGGCAGTCACGGGCGGACGCCAGCCGCTGACCGGCTCCCAGGCCGAAAGCTGGACCGCGGAATACCTCATGGCCCGCGGCCTGCGCCTGATCGAGCGGAATTACCGCTGCCGTCTGGGGGAAATCGACCTCGTCATGGCCGAAGGCAGCACTCTGGTGTTCGTAGAAGTACGCTACCGCAGCAGCAAGCGGTACGGCGGAGCGCTAGAAAGCGTGGACCGCCACAAATGCCGGCGGCTCCTGGCCGCAGTGCAGCACTACATGATCGAGCGCCGAGTGACGGGCGCCGTCCGGCTGGACGTGGTTGCGGTATCGCCGGGCGCCGCCGGCCCGGAAGCGGAGTGGATCAGGAACGCCATCGAAGCGCAATGA
- a CDS encoding phosphoheptose isomerase: MNAHERIERHFSAHIEATQEALTMLGDLIEIAAAKLAHCLLSDGKILCCGNGGSAAQAQHFSSEMLNRFERERPGLPAVALTTDTSTLTSIANDYHFDEVFAKQVRALGHAGDILVIYSTSGISPSVLAAAVAAHDRDMSIIALNGRDGGTLAPLLRDTDVEIRVTAPSTARIQEIHLLITHCLCDLVDHQLFGE; the protein is encoded by the coding sequence ATGAACGCACACGAACGCATCGAGCGCCATTTCAGCGCACACATCGAAGCCACTCAGGAAGCCCTGACCATGCTCGGGGACCTGATCGAAATCGCCGCAGCAAAGCTGGCCCACTGCCTGCTGTCCGACGGCAAGATCCTGTGCTGTGGGAACGGCGGCTCGGCTGCCCAGGCCCAGCATTTCTCCTCGGAAATGCTCAACCGTTTCGAGCGCGAGCGGCCGGGCCTGCCGGCCGTGGCGCTGACCACGGACACCTCCACCCTCACATCCATCGCCAACGACTACCACTTCGACGAGGTGTTCGCCAAACAGGTGCGGGCACTGGGCCATGCCGGCGACATCCTGGTCATCTACAGCACCAGCGGCATCTCGCCCAGCGTGCTGGCGGCCGCGGTAGCGGCCCACGACCGCGACATGAGCATCATCGCCCTGAACGGCCGCGACGGCGGCACCCTGGCACCGCTGCTGCGCGATACCGACGTGGAAATCCGCGTGACCGCGCCCAGTACTGCCCGCATCCAGGAGATCCACCTGCTGATCACTCATTGCCTGTGCGATCTGGTGGACCATCAGCTGTTCGGCGAATAG
- a CDS encoding polysaccharide deacetylase family protein: MLKRILASGLTLAGVNAIARQINRKGVTVLMYHGVMEDSVVLAEGDWLQVRASEFRSQMQHLSQYYRVVPLERAWEEEDDGRPRVALTFDDGYANNYRVAFPILREFGFAATIFLVTGAIGSRRLFWFDRLQLALGGRVAPAVLKRIKEDFKVNTHPDGIDDAMDTLLREHPRAGLIPGEAIEAYRPLSEEEIREMAAGGLVRFGSHTHRHQILTGLSPAEAERTLVQSLEVLQTLPGYGGYFCFPNGGWRPEHIPLCRRLGFRGAVLTRSGVWKDPADRFTIPRFGIGRGTDAVSFAATVSGVLPWIQEGLRR, from the coding sequence ATGCTCAAGCGTATTTTGGCCTCGGGGCTTACCCTGGCCGGTGTCAATGCCATCGCACGGCAGATCAACCGCAAAGGTGTAACCGTGCTGATGTATCACGGTGTCATGGAGGACAGTGTCGTGCTGGCGGAAGGCGACTGGCTGCAGGTCCGGGCCTCCGAATTCAGAAGCCAGATGCAACACCTGTCCCAGTATTACCGAGTCGTTCCTCTGGAGCGTGCCTGGGAGGAGGAAGATGACGGCCGGCCCAGGGTCGCTCTGACCTTCGACGACGGCTATGCCAACAATTACCGCGTCGCTTTCCCCATCCTGCGGGAATTCGGATTCGCCGCCACCATCTTTCTCGTCACCGGGGCGATTGGCAGCCGTCGTCTGTTCTGGTTCGATCGTCTGCAGCTTGCATTGGGCGGCCGGGTCGCGCCTGCTGTACTCAAGCGCATCAAGGAAGATTTCAAGGTCAATACGCACCCGGACGGCATCGATGATGCGATGGACACCCTGCTGCGAGAGCATCCCCGGGCTGGCCTGATTCCGGGAGAAGCGATCGAAGCCTATCGGCCCTTGAGTGAGGAGGAAATCCGTGAGATGGCCGCGGGCGGTCTGGTTCGCTTCGGCTCTCATACTCATCGCCACCAGATTCTCACCGGCCTGAGTCCGGCCGAAGCGGAGCGGACGCTGGTGCAGTCGCTGGAAGTCCTCCAAACCTTACCGGGCTATGGCGGCTATTTCTGCTTTCCCAACGGAGGATGGAGGCCAGAACACATCCCGCTGTGCCGGCGCCTGGGTTTCCGAGGCGCCGTGCTCACCCGTTCCGGCGTATGGAAAGACCCGGCGGACCGTTTCACCATCCCCCGGTTCGGCATTGGCCGGGGGACGGATGCCGTGAGCTTCGCGGCGACCGTTTCTGGCGTTCTGCCCTGGATTCAAGAGGGGCTGCGCCGATGA
- a CDS encoding elongation factor-1 alpha, whose protein sequence is MIHQHTTLERLPEAYKVLFTGFLLVIGIGLLMAGGQIMLTHGKADGKPGLSINDIIYSYYGNRTGSKLETMLKGQMKPMAPDDVRFELIEWAEDGAPMTEWSSKIKPRLDQYCVSCHNADSGLPDFTKPENVQKAAEIDRGASITSLTRVSHIHLFGIAFIFMFVGWIFGLAEFPRKWKLILIATPFAFLIIDVLSWWLTKFFSIFAWLTMIGGIGYSLASTVMILTSLAQMWLPRPQWLKYWTSEQPVSADRP, encoded by the coding sequence ATGATCCATCAACACACCACGCTCGAACGCCTGCCCGAGGCTTACAAGGTTCTTTTTACCGGCTTTCTGCTGGTCATCGGCATCGGTCTGCTGATGGCCGGGGGGCAAATCATGCTGACCCACGGTAAGGCGGACGGCAAACCGGGCCTTTCCATCAACGACATCATTTACAGCTATTACGGCAACCGCACGGGCTCCAAACTGGAAACCATGCTCAAAGGCCAGATGAAACCCATGGCGCCGGACGATGTGCGATTCGAGTTGATCGAATGGGCGGAAGACGGTGCACCAATGACCGAATGGTCGTCCAAGATCAAGCCGCGGCTGGATCAATACTGCGTGAGCTGCCACAACGCAGACTCCGGCCTGCCGGATTTCACCAAGCCGGAAAACGTGCAGAAGGCCGCCGAAATCGACCGCGGGGCCTCCATCACCTCGCTGACCCGGGTATCGCACATCCATTTGTTCGGCATCGCCTTCATCTTCATGTTCGTGGGCTGGATCTTCGGCTTGGCCGAATTCCCGCGGAAATGGAAGTTGATCCTCATCGCCACGCCCTTCGCCTTCCTCATCATCGACGTCCTTTCGTGGTGGCTGACCAAATTCTTCTCCATCTTCGCCTGGCTGACCATGATTGGTGGCATCGGCTACAGCCTAGCCTCGACGGTGATGATTCTCACCTCACTGGCGCAGATGTGGCTGCCCCGGCCCCAATGGCTGAAGTACTGGACGTCGGAACAGCCGGTATCCGCTGACCGGCCATGA